One window from the genome of Spirosoma rhododendri encodes:
- a CDS encoding DUF2304 domain-containing protein, whose translation METIPLTIQIISITGALLFMLTIFRLIIRGKLREEYSIIWILSTVVLIVFSVWRQGLEQVSALLGVFYPPSLIFLGALSAMLVFLVHLSVVISKLQNQIKDMTHEMAYMRQDLERLKAQQPQPTPEQPTAPESVSP comes from the coding sequence ATGGAAACGATTCCGCTTACCATACAGATCATCAGCATCACAGGCGCGCTGCTGTTTATGCTGACGATTTTCCGGCTGATTATCCGGGGCAAGCTGCGCGAGGAATACTCAATCATCTGGATTCTAAGTACGGTAGTCCTGATCGTGTTTTCGGTCTGGCGGCAGGGGTTGGAACAGGTGTCGGCCCTCCTGGGCGTGTTTTACCCACCATCGCTGATTTTTCTGGGGGCTCTGTCGGCCATGCTGGTGTTCCTGGTTCACCTGTCGGTCGTCATATCGAAGCTACAGAATCAGATTAAAGACATGACCCACGAGATGGCCTATATGCGGCAGGACCTCGAACGGCTGAAGGCACAGCAACCGCAACCGACGCCCGAACAGCCAACCGCGCCCGAATCTGTTTCGCCATGA
- a CDS encoding glycosyltransferase family 2 protein: protein MRLPTITVITPSYNQGQFIGQTVESVLSQNYPGLEYIVMDGGSTDDTLAVLEPYMSRLTLISEPDRGQTDAINKGLHRATGDIVCWLNSDDYFLPNALLTVGHYFAAHPDINWLTADCLIVDESGQLIQQPIRQYKKLLRNLSNHAYLGLTNAVCQPATFWRRSVHERVGYLNESLHFTMDYDFWLRLAQESPPAVLREPTSAFRIHGQSKGGQQYVEQFREDEQTMRQYARSGTIRWLHQRHNQLIVSLYKLLK, encoded by the coding sequence ATGAGATTACCGACGATCACGGTTATCACGCCGTCGTACAATCAGGGGCAATTCATCGGGCAGACGGTTGAATCAGTGCTGTCGCAGAACTATCCGGGGCTGGAATACATCGTAATGGACGGCGGTTCGACCGACGATACGCTGGCCGTATTGGAACCCTACATGTCGCGGCTGACGCTGATTTCAGAACCCGACCGGGGCCAAACCGATGCCATCAACAAAGGCCTGCACCGGGCCACAGGCGACATCGTTTGCTGGCTCAACTCCGACGATTATTTTCTGCCGAACGCGCTGCTGACGGTAGGGCACTATTTTGCCGCGCATCCCGACATCAACTGGCTTACTGCCGATTGTCTGATCGTCGATGAGTCGGGGCAGTTGATCCAGCAGCCGATCCGACAGTACAAAAAGCTATTACGGAACCTGTCGAACCACGCGTATCTAGGGCTGACGAATGCTGTGTGTCAGCCCGCGACGTTCTGGCGACGGTCTGTTCACGAGCGTGTGGGGTATCTGAACGAAAGCCTCCACTTCACAATGGACTACGATTTCTGGCTCCGACTGGCGCAGGAAAGCCCACCCGCCGTACTCCGCGAGCCAACATCGGCGTTTCGGATTCACGGGCAGTCGAAGGGAGGGCAACAGTATGTCGAGCAGTTTCGCGAAGATGAGCAAACGATGCGGCAGTACGCCCGGTCGGGTACCATTCGCTGGCTGCACCAGCGGCACAATCAGTTAATCGTGAGCTTGTATAAATTGTTGAAATGA
- a CDS encoding alpha-1,2-fucosyltransferase, translated as MITFSQLGTLPWGRLGNQLFCVAATIGIAHRNGQPFTLPPWSYSRFFANPLPTGQVPGARPYEQPSFAYQPVDLPTGDWDLRGSFQSERFFADAADQVRHYFTPAPELSADLQTRYGALLAQQPVSLHVRRGDYVRQRAAFPPQPLAYYQTAIRKFPNDTRFLVFSDDIAWCRHQFTGDQFTFVEGESDIADLFLMSLCRHHILSNSSFSWWGAWLNPSPDKLVYCPAYWFGPATSPRPQHYARDLYATGFIPLMPDDVDPRRKAITYVLAYPVYSLYMSALKIGVRVFRRLGLYPAPPR; from the coding sequence ATGATTACGTTTAGCCAGTTGGGTACGTTACCGTGGGGCCGTTTGGGCAATCAGCTGTTCTGCGTAGCCGCCACCATCGGTATTGCCCACCGCAACGGTCAGCCTTTTACGCTGCCCCCCTGGTCTTACAGCCGTTTTTTTGCCAATCCGCTCCCAACAGGTCAGGTTCCCGGCGCGCGCCCTTACGAGCAGCCCTCGTTTGCCTATCAACCCGTCGACCTGCCTACCGGCGACTGGGATTTGCGCGGATCGTTTCAGAGCGAACGCTTTTTCGCTGATGCAGCCGATCAAGTACGCCACTACTTTACCCCCGCCCCTGAGCTGTCGGCCGATCTGCAAACCCGCTACGGTGCTTTATTAGCGCAACAGCCAGTCAGTCTGCATGTCCGGCGGGGCGACTACGTTCGGCAGCGGGCCGCGTTTCCGCCCCAACCCCTCGCTTACTACCAGACAGCCATCCGTAAATTCCCGAACGACACCCGTTTTCTGGTTTTTTCGGACGACATCGCTTGGTGCCGCCACCAGTTTACGGGCGACCAATTCACGTTTGTTGAGGGCGAAAGCGACATTGCGGACCTATTTCTGATGTCGCTCTGCCGCCATCATATTCTGTCGAACAGCAGTTTTAGCTGGTGGGGCGCGTGGCTTAATCCGTCGCCCGACAAACTGGTTTACTGCCCCGCTTACTGGTTTGGTCCCGCTACCTCACCCCGCCCCCAGCACTACGCCCGCGACCTCTACGCAACCGGTTTTATCCCGCTCATGCCCGATGATGTCGACCCGCGCCGGAAAGCCATTACCTACGTCCTCGCCTATCCGGTTTACTCGCTATATATGAGCGCCCTGAAAATTGGCGTCAGGGTGTTCCGCCGGTTAGGGCTTTACCCCGCCCCGCCCCGCTGA
- a CDS encoding DUF268 domain-containing protein — MIDKITRLLAQKAREAGRGVRGTSAFLRDWQEIKKLAPQQPDFPVIDYYPVLTDRYVESGNLTHHYFDQDLTMAQRIFQNNPAQHVDIGSRIDGFVAHVATFRPIELFDIRPLNRPISNVTFRQVDFMQLPDELIEYTDSISSLHVIEHFGLGRYGDPLDVNGHLKALDNIYRVLKPGGRFYFSTPVSTQQGIVFNAHRVFRVDYLVSLFEKQYDIANFWLIDDSNTLRAGLDCHSEAARHSFGCSFGCGMFELVKR, encoded by the coding sequence ATGATTGACAAAATTACACGTTTACTGGCGCAAAAAGCGCGCGAAGCCGGGCGGGGTGTTCGGGGTACGTCGGCCTTTCTGCGCGACTGGCAGGAGATTAAAAAACTGGCCCCGCAGCAACCTGATTTTCCCGTCATCGACTATTATCCGGTCCTGACTGATCGTTACGTAGAAAGCGGCAATCTGACGCACCACTATTTCGATCAGGACCTGACGATGGCGCAGCGCATCTTTCAGAACAACCCCGCGCAGCACGTCGATATCGGGTCGCGCATCGACGGTTTTGTGGCCCACGTAGCCACGTTCCGACCGATCGAACTGTTCGATATCCGCCCGCTGAACCGGCCCATTTCAAACGTTACATTCCGGCAGGTCGACTTTATGCAGTTGCCCGACGAGCTGATCGAGTACACCGACTCAATTAGTTCGCTGCACGTAATCGAGCACTTCGGGCTGGGCCGCTACGGCGATCCGCTCGATGTGAACGGGCACCTGAAAGCGCTGGATAACATCTACCGAGTGCTGAAACCCGGCGGCCGTTTTTACTTCTCAACGCCCGTCAGTACGCAGCAAGGTATTGTTTTCAACGCGCACCGGGTGTTCCGCGTCGACTATCTGGTTAGTCTATTCGAGAAACAGTACGACATTGCCAATTTCTGGTTGATCGATGACAGCAACACGCTACGCGCCGGGCTGGATTGCCACTCGGAAGCAGCCCGTCATAGCTTCGGCTGCTCATTCGGCTGCGGCATGTTTGAACTGGTAAAGCGGTAG
- a CDS encoding glycosyltransferase family 9 protein gives MNLKESIRLLKTSPWLRPVLLAIDAVLWLVDTIAILSTRRQKSDESVLAILKFDALGDYLMLRAYVRYLRTHPDYQSYTFCLVGNTAFRQMAEFADADLFNSFVWIDIYRLSTQPLYRFQTASELRKRDFAVTINPTRSRVLVLDDFMTRVCGAPARIGCVTDLTNTTETEARWGDTYFTRLLPTDTAVVFEAERNRQLFSRLLDTSLSLLPMQLPAVSVGRLTLPDRFMILSPGAGAPDKIWPMARFAEVLAFLHELRPELTMLVTGTASESYLYEQLQASLPPDTPVQSLVGKLSQGELIGAVRKAELVLANDSGIVHIAAAVGTPCLSLSAGKSIVRWHPYPAAIAPQIRHVYPAFFDDWMHRLPELAPAVAAEAPVPVDSLDVDRVKQALRQLLTDIDQRFTNPISVK, from the coding sequence ATGAATCTGAAAGAATCGATACGCCTGTTGAAAACGTCGCCCTGGCTGCGGCCGGTGCTGCTGGCTATCGATGCGGTGCTGTGGCTGGTCGACACAATAGCTATCCTAAGTACACGCCGGCAGAAGTCAGACGAGTCGGTACTGGCGATTCTGAAATTCGACGCGCTGGGCGATTACCTGATGCTGCGGGCCTACGTCCGCTACCTGCGTACGCATCCCGATTACCAGTCGTACACGTTTTGCCTGGTGGGGAATACCGCATTCCGGCAGATGGCCGAATTTGCCGACGCTGATCTGTTCAATAGCTTTGTCTGGATCGACATATACCGGCTTTCAACTCAACCGCTGTACCGTTTTCAGACGGCCAGCGAGCTGCGAAAGCGTGACTTCGCTGTAACAATAAATCCTACCCGTAGCCGGGTGCTGGTGCTCGACGATTTCATGACACGCGTTTGCGGAGCCCCCGCCCGGATTGGCTGCGTTACCGATCTGACTAACACAACAGAAACCGAAGCCCGCTGGGGCGACACGTACTTTACCCGTCTGCTGCCGACCGACACGGCCGTCGTATTTGAAGCCGAGCGTAACCGGCAGCTATTCAGTCGACTGCTCGATACATCGCTGTCGCTACTTCCTATGCAGCTACCGGCGGTATCGGTCGGGCGATTGACTTTGCCAGACAGGTTCATGATTCTGTCGCCGGGGGCGGGGGCACCGGACAAAATCTGGCCAATGGCGCGCTTCGCCGAGGTGCTGGCGTTTTTGCATGAGCTACGGCCGGAACTAACAATGCTGGTGACGGGAACTGCCAGCGAATCGTATTTGTACGAGCAACTGCAAGCCAGCCTGCCGCCCGATACACCGGTACAGTCGCTGGTGGGTAAGTTGTCGCAGGGTGAACTGATTGGCGCGGTACGCAAGGCCGAGCTGGTACTGGCCAATGATTCGGGCATTGTCCACATTGCGGCTGCGGTCGGTACACCCTGCCTGTCGCTGTCGGCGGGTAAGTCGATTGTGCGGTGGCACCCATACCCGGCGGCTATCGCCCCGCAGATACGGCATGTATACCCGGCTTTCTTCGACGACTGGATGCATCGTCTGCCTGAACTGGCTCCGGCTGTCGCAGCCGAAGCACCGGTGCCTGTCGATAGTCTGGATGTCGATCGGGTAAAGCAGGCGTTACGGCAGCTGCTGACTGACATCGATCAGCGTTTTACCAATCCCATCAGTGTGAAGTAA
- a CDS encoding class I SAM-dependent methyltransferase, which yields MICRICASEAKPLFRATILSKYEVGYYECPTCRFVQTETPYWLDEAYQSAFTTTDTGTLRRGQVLGDSAIALLFFLFNRHGRFVDYAGGYGVLTRYMRDAGFDFFTTDPYAPNLLAKGFEADTPTDAAGRYELATAFECFEHFVNPADELRKILAYSDNVFFTTQPCPDPAPALDKWWYYAPHHGQHVALYRPETLAYLGKQEGLHYYNLLNYHLYTRKPLPPLVFPLLVAAGRFGLASVLRLFLKSKTVSDATLLEQRTQAGRLTV from the coding sequence ATGATCTGTCGAATCTGCGCCAGCGAAGCCAAGCCGCTGTTTCGGGCCACCATCCTGAGCAAATACGAGGTGGGCTATTACGAATGCCCTACCTGCCGGTTTGTGCAGACCGAAACACCGTACTGGCTCGATGAAGCGTACCAGAGCGCCTTTACCACGACCGATACGGGCACGCTTCGACGCGGACAGGTACTGGGTGACTCGGCGATTGCGCTGCTGTTTTTTCTATTCAATCGGCACGGGCGCTTCGTCGATTACGCGGGTGGTTACGGCGTACTGACCCGGTACATGCGCGATGCCGGTTTTGATTTTTTCACGACCGATCCATACGCGCCAAATTTGCTGGCAAAGGGGTTTGAGGCCGATACGCCAACCGACGCTGCGGGCCGGTACGAGCTGGCAACGGCGTTTGAGTGCTTCGAGCATTTCGTCAACCCCGCCGACGAGCTGCGGAAAATTCTGGCTTATTCAGACAACGTTTTTTTTACGACGCAGCCCTGTCCCGACCCGGCTCCTGCGCTCGATAAGTGGTGGTACTATGCTCCGCACCACGGGCAGCACGTGGCGCTGTACCGGCCCGAAACGCTGGCGTATCTGGGCAAGCAGGAAGGGTTGCATTACTACAACCTGCTCAATTACCACCTATACACCCGCAAACCGCTGCCCCCGCTGGTATTTCCGCTGCTGGTAGCCGCCGGTCGGTTTGGGCTGGCGTCAGTGCTGAGGCTGTTTCTGAAAAGCAAAACCGTATCAGACGCGACCCTGCTCGAACAGCGCACCCAGGCGGGCAGACTAACGGTTTAA